In one Silene latifolia isolate original U9 population chromosome 10, ASM4854445v1, whole genome shotgun sequence genomic region, the following are encoded:
- the LOC141607857 gene encoding uncharacterized protein LOC141607857: MANDNRTIREIRERNCDEQPLCITYPPLGANANFELKGFFIHNLPKFHGHVGNDPNRHLSEFHMMCEGAIPNGVTEDQFKLRAFPFSLLDAAEDWLFYLTPGSISTWKEMKAAFLEKLYPDSCHNRAKKAITTIEQDHGETMYEYWERFKRLVAQCPYHGLSEDDLLLNFMKV, translated from the coding sequence ATGGCGAACGATAATAGAACCATTCGTGAGATAAGGGAAAGGAACTGCGATGAACAACCTTTATGCATCACATACCCTCCTTTGGGAGCAAATGCCAACTTTGAACTTAAGGGTTTCTTCATTCACAACCTACCCAAATTCCATGGGCACGTGGGAAATGATCCTAACCGGCACTTATCGGAGtttcacatgatgtgtgaaggAGCCATTCCAAATGGAGTGACGGAGGACCAATTTAAGCTTCGTGCCTTTCCGTTTTCCTTGTTGGATGCGGCTGAGGATTGGCTTTTCTATCTTACTCCGGGGTCCATAAGTACTTGGAAAGAAATGAAAGCGGCCTTCCTTGAGAAATTGTATCCCGACTCATGCCACAACCGTGCAAAAAAGGCAATCACCACAATAGAGCAAGACCATGGGGAAACCATGTATGAATATTGGGAAAGATTTAAGAGGTTGGTCGCTCAATGCCCATACCATGGGTTGAGTGAGGATGACCTTCTTTTAAATTTTATGAAGGTTTAG
- the LOC141607858 gene encoding uncharacterized protein LOC141607858 yields MFTIPCSIGDKSFTHAMLDLGASINVMPYALYETLGLNKTDVVIQLADRSSIYPRGMVEDVLVEVDHLTFSADFYVLDMKADSKATPILLGRPFMKTSKTKIDVSNGNLTMEFDAKKLTYNIYDAMKQPSDSHSCYFLDIFDPIVSQVYNLCQRDPLEVALTNDLEQEGLRVVLSNDVQEYSEDLDKEEELEDEESLSKEQEESPRGSLRCSLRHTTQPTLHNAACAPERNLRSPLVTAEMLASQEHRSLIPFLPLDTNLERPLPSILKPRKYKPKPLPNHLKYIFVGEDNTLPLIISNQLKEEQEERLVDMLKKHKEAFGWSIADIKGISPTTCMHKIWLEKEAKPVRQPQTRLNPPMMEVVKEERRGIEVDTAKVEVIKTLPYPSNTRDVRSFLGHAGFYRRFIKDFSKIANLLCKLLHKDVEFVFDAHCREAFDLLKERLVSAPIIQEPKWDRPFEIMTDASDFAIGAVLGQKDDKAPYVVQYASSLLNDAQRNYTTTEKEFLAVVYALEKFRSYLLGVKVIVYTDHKSITQLVSKKDTKPRLMRWVLLIREFDIEIREKKGLANVVADHLSRLQLNDHQMQQMGVVDGSVPHESLYGLRMTEPWYANLVNYMVTKKFPPSFSSSQRNRVKADTRFYIWDNPYL; encoded by the exons ATGTTCACTATACCATGCTCTATTGGGGACAAGAGTTTCACTCATGCTATGTTAGACCTTGGTGCATCAATCAACGTTATGCCCTATGCCCTTTATGAGACCTTGGGATTGAATAAAACCGATGTAGTGATCCAACTTGCGGATCGCTCAAGCATATACCCGAGGGGGATGGTGGaagatgtgttggtagaggtaGATCACTTAACCTTTTCGGCCGACTTCTATGTTCTTGACATGAAAGCTGACTCGAAGGCCACTCCAATCCTTTTGGGGAGGCCTTTCATGAAGACCTCTAAGACCAAGATTGATGTGTCTAACGGAAACCTAACTATGGAGTTTGATGCAAAGAAACTCACTTACAACATATATGATGCTATGAAACAACCTAGCGATTCACATTCATGTTATTTCTTGGATATCTTTGATCCAATTGTTTCACAAGTTTATAATTTGTGTCAAAGGGACCCCCTTGAGGTTGCCCTCACTAACGATTTGGAGCAAGAAGGTTTGCGGGTAGTGTTGTCTAATGATGTGCAGGAATATTCGGAGGACTTGGACAAAGAAGAAGAACTTGAAGATGAGGAGTCATTGTCAAAAGAGCAAGAAGAAAGTCCACGAGGCAGTCTGAGATGCAGCCTACGTCATACAACACAGCCTACGTTGCACAACGCAGCCTGCGCCCCTGAACGCAACCTACGTTCTCCTTTGGTTACGGCTGAAATGTTGGCCTCTCAAGAACATAGATCCCTTATACCTTTTCTCCCCTTGGATACTAACCTTGAAAGACCACTCCCCTCTATCTTAAAACCCCGAAAATATAAACCAAAACCCCTCCCAAATCATCTCAAATACATTTTCGTAGGGGAAGACAATACTCTTCCATTAATCATTTCAAACCAACTCAAAGAAGAGCAAGAGGAGAGGTTAGTGGACATGTTGAAAAAGCATAAGGAAGCTTTTGGGTGGAGCATTGCCGACATTAAAGGAATAAGTCCAACCACTTGCATGCACAAGATTTGGTTAGAGAAAGAGGCTAAACCCGTGAGACAACCACAAACAAGACTCAATCCACCTATGATGGAGGTGGTGAAAGAAGAG cgaagagggattgaggtggatacggCTAAGGTGGAGGTTATTAAGACCTTGccgtatccatctaatactcgagacgtgaGGTCGTTCTTGGGACACGCAGGCTTTTATAGACgatttattaaggatttctccaagatcgcTAATCTCTTGTGcaaacttttgcacaaggatgtggagtttgtGTTTGATGCTCATTGTAGGGAAGCATTTGACCTATTGAAGGAGAGACTTGTTTCGGCCCCAATCATTCAAGAACCCAAGTGGGATCGGCCCTTTGAGATCATGACCGATGCAAGCGACTTTGCCATTGGGGCCGTATTAGGACAAAAGGATGATAAAGCTCCATATGTCGTTCAATATGCTTCATCCCTCCTCAATGATGCCCAAAGGAATTACACTACCACCgagaaggaattcttggcggtAGTGTATGCTCTAGAGAAGTTCCGATCATACTTGCTAGGAGTCAAGGTTATTGTATACACCGATCACAAGTCCATCACTCAACTTGTGAGCAAGAAGGATACCAAACCAAGACTAATGAGATGGGTTCTCCTCATAAGAGAGTTTGACATAGAGATTAGAGAGAAAAAGGGAttggcaaatgtggtggccgaccaccTAAGTCGACTACAACTCAATGATCATCAAATGCAACAAATGGGGGTAGTTGATGGAAGTGTGCCTCACGAGTCTCTTTATGGTTTGAGAATGACGGAACCATGGTATGCAAATTTGGTAAACTACATGGTAACAAAGAAGTTTCCACCCTCATTTTCATCAAGTCAAAGAAATAGGGTCAAGGCCGATACTCGATTCTACATATGGGATAACCCGTACCTATAG